From a region of the Tenggerimyces flavus genome:
- a CDS encoding DNA polymerase produces the protein MPLPGQQSPEALVAGSPVAVAVVPGVGIGLAFGGQRWSLAGDPASLVRQLTERHRPRWVWWDAATTARELVDVRLASCWDLAAVHRLLYGGHRADPAAVWAAAHELAEPEPRRRGEPTLFDEPTPPPDSPVLPDGQLHPEWCDQEFESPDHAAQWASLALEVHESQRRILARLGDPRPVPRSPKLCLLTAYAESAAALIAVELEHDGLPLDRAAAEECIAGYVGPRPADAAEETALRVRRDQEVLAHWREGTTADLRNPAQVNELLAKIGIVVPDTRSWRLEPFRATHAGVAALLDWRKAERVLTTYGYRWLDRHVGADGRLRGGWGAADGGAGRMTAQAGLHNLPSSHRVAVRAEPGHVLVRADLGQIEPRVLAAVSGDAGLTAATQSDDLYAPVAAQIGTDRPTAKVAVLAAMYGQTSGSAGAALKRMERAYPHALAYLRAAEEAGRAGRDIRTYGGRRIRLGSGAVDPASVSPLRVDAELLAAGAVQGLVTGAGRFARNAVIQGAAAELFKAWAASVRAALVPLGGRIVLCLHDELLVHVPAVHAETAAAVVTGSLATTTAWWAAGSGVHFVADVSVVDRWSDAK, from the coding sequence GTGCCCCTTCCTGGACAACAGAGCCCAGAAGCCCTCGTCGCCGGTTCGCCGGTCGCGGTGGCCGTCGTGCCCGGGGTGGGCATCGGGCTGGCGTTCGGTGGGCAGCGGTGGTCGTTGGCGGGCGATCCGGCGTCGCTCGTCCGGCAGCTGACGGAGAGGCACCGGCCGCGCTGGGTCTGGTGGGACGCCGCGACGACGGCGCGGGAGCTGGTGGACGTACGGCTGGCGAGCTGTTGGGACCTCGCCGCCGTGCACCGGCTGCTGTACGGAGGGCACCGCGCCGATCCGGCCGCGGTGTGGGCGGCAGCCCACGAACTGGCCGAGCCGGAGCCACGGCGGCGTGGTGAGCCGACCTTGTTCGACGAGCCGACGCCGCCTCCGGACTCCCCTGTTCTGCCCGATGGACAGCTGCATCCGGAGTGGTGCGATCAGGAGTTCGAGTCGCCGGATCACGCGGCCCAGTGGGCTTCGCTCGCGCTGGAGGTGCACGAGAGCCAGCGGCGGATCCTCGCGCGGCTTGGCGATCCGCGGCCGGTGCCGCGTTCGCCCAAGCTCTGCCTGCTGACGGCGTACGCGGAGTCGGCGGCGGCGTTGATCGCCGTCGAGCTCGAGCACGACGGGCTCCCGCTCGACCGTGCGGCGGCCGAGGAGTGCATCGCGGGCTACGTCGGGCCGCGCCCCGCGGACGCCGCGGAGGAGACCGCGCTGCGAGTACGGCGCGACCAGGAGGTACTCGCCCATTGGCGCGAGGGGACGACCGCCGACCTGCGCAACCCCGCACAGGTCAACGAGCTGCTCGCCAAGATCGGCATCGTCGTCCCGGACACGCGGTCCTGGCGGCTGGAACCGTTCCGCGCCACCCACGCCGGCGTGGCCGCGCTGCTGGACTGGCGCAAGGCGGAGCGGGTGCTCACGACGTACGGGTACCGCTGGCTGGACCGGCACGTCGGGGCGGACGGCCGGCTGCGCGGCGGTTGGGGCGCGGCGGACGGCGGCGCGGGGCGGATGACCGCGCAGGCGGGGCTGCACAACCTGCCCTCGTCGCATCGCGTCGCGGTACGCGCGGAGCCGGGGCATGTGCTCGTCCGCGCGGACCTGGGGCAGATCGAGCCGCGCGTGCTGGCGGCGGTGTCGGGTGATGCGGGGCTGACCGCGGCGACACAGTCGGACGACCTCTACGCACCGGTGGCCGCGCAGATCGGAACGGACCGTCCGACGGCCAAGGTCGCGGTGCTCGCGGCGATGTACGGGCAGACGTCGGGCTCGGCCGGCGCGGCGCTGAAGCGAATGGAACGCGCGTACCCGCACGCGCTCGCCTACCTGCGCGCCGCCGAGGAGGCGGGCCGCGCGGGGCGGGACATCCGTACGTACGGCGGCCGGCGGATCCGGCTCGGGTCGGGGGCGGTCGATCCCGCATCGGTGTCGCCGCTGCGGGTGGACGCGGAGCTGCTCGCCGCGGGCGCGGTGCAGGGCCTGGTGACGGGGGCGGGGCGCTTCGCCCGTAACGCGGTGATCCAAGGCGCGGCGGCAGAGCTGTTCAAGGCCTGGGCCGCCAGCGTGCGCGCGGCCCTGGTGCCGCTAGGCGGGCGGATCGTGCTGTGCCTGCACGACGAGCTGCTCGTCCACGTCCCCGCTGTCCACGCCGAGACCGCGGCTGCGGTCGTGACCGGCTCGCTCGCGACGACCACCGCCTGGTGGGCCGCCGGCAGCGGCGTCCACTTCGTCGCCGACGTGTCCGTGGTGGACCGGTGGTCGGATGCCAAGTAA
- a CDS encoding RNA polymerase sigma factor: MSLGEPPAIEDLLRPLAPQVLGALIRRYGHFDACEDAVQEALLAASQQWPSEGVPSNPRGWLVTVASRRLTDLLRSDSARRRREETMASLTPADEFVESGPDGSSSFEDDTLTLLFLCCHPALSPASQVALTLRAVGGLTTVQIARAFLVPDSTMGQRISRAKQAIKAAGSSFELPPAAERAERLAVVLHVLYLIFNEGYTTTSGPSLSRTDLTAEAIRLTRAVHRLLPADGEVAGLLALMLLTDARRLARATADGELVPLAEQDRSLWNGAFIAEGVALVSETLARAPLGPYQLQAAIAALHDEAASAESTDWPQILALYELLSKLSANPVVTLNHAVALAMVEGPRAGLDLLAPLDSDDRLSSHHRLHAVRAHLLEMAGDLAGARASYQRAASQTTSAPEQHYLTQRAAALPSE, translated from the coding sequence GTGAGCTTGGGCGAGCCCCCTGCCATCGAGGACCTGCTGCGCCCACTGGCGCCGCAGGTCCTCGGCGCGTTGATCCGGCGGTACGGGCATTTCGACGCGTGTGAGGACGCCGTTCAGGAAGCCCTGCTGGCGGCTTCGCAGCAATGGCCCTCGGAGGGGGTGCCGTCGAACCCGCGCGGGTGGCTGGTGACGGTGGCGTCGCGGCGGTTGACGGACCTGTTGCGGAGCGACTCGGCGCGGCGGCGGCGCGAGGAGACGATGGCGTCGCTGACTCCGGCGGACGAGTTCGTGGAGTCGGGGCCGGACGGATCGTCGTCGTTCGAGGACGACACGTTGACGTTGCTGTTCCTGTGTTGCCATCCGGCGTTGTCGCCGGCGTCCCAGGTGGCGTTGACGTTGCGGGCGGTGGGCGGTCTGACGACCGTGCAGATCGCGCGGGCTTTCCTCGTACCGGACTCGACGATGGGGCAGCGGATCTCGCGGGCCAAGCAGGCGATCAAGGCTGCTGGGTCTTCGTTCGAGCTGCCGCCGGCTGCCGAGCGGGCGGAGCGGCTGGCGGTGGTGTTGCACGTTCTGTACCTGATCTTCAACGAGGGTTACACGACGACCTCGGGGCCGTCGTTGTCGCGGACCGACCTGACGGCGGAGGCGATCCGGCTGACGCGGGCGGTGCACCGGCTGTTGCCTGCTGACGGTGAGGTCGCCGGGTTGTTGGCGTTGATGCTGCTGACGGATGCCCGCCGGCTGGCGCGTGCCACGGCTGACGGCGAGCTGGTGCCGCTGGCGGAGCAGGACCGGTCCCTGTGGAACGGCGCGTTCATCGCCGAGGGCGTCGCTCTGGTGTCGGAGACCCTGGCGCGTGCGCCGCTGGGGCCGTACCAACTGCAGGCCGCGATCGCGGCGCTGCACGACGAGGCCGCGTCGGCGGAGTCGACGGACTGGCCGCAGATCCTGGCGTTGTACGAGTTGCTGTCCAAGCTCTCGGCGAACCCCGTCGTGACCCTCAACCACGCCGTCGCGTTGGCGATGGTGGAGGGCCCGCGAGCGGGGCTGGACCTGCTCGCGCCCCTTGACTCCGACGACCGCCTGTCCAGCCACCACCGCTTGCATGCGGTGCGCGCGCACCTGCTGGAGATGGCGGGAGACCTCGCGGGAGCCCGGGCGTCGTACCAACGCGCGGCGTCCCAGACGACCAGCGCACCCGAGCAGCACTACCTCACCCAACGCGCCGCCGCCCTCCCCTCGGAGTAG
- a CDS encoding iron-siderophore ABC transporter substrate-binding protein, with product MRRRTVVAGIAALTLAAAGCGSGGGGQASIDDKPTATTDSAGGGGGFPVTIEHAKGKTTIEAKPERVVTVGYTDQEPLLALGIKPVGVMDWFGERPYGDWPWEKPLWGGTQPDIIGGGGEKPSLEKIAALDPDLIIGLYSGGDDVDKTFYDKLTAIAPTVLNDAKYADYTTPWQEMTLVAGKATGQEDKAKQLIKDIEDRFAKVRQEHPEFAEQTAAVVDAGNSPKSYYPFASTDPRGQFMTNLGFKPSTELDAKIGKQFGIELSPEQLQLLEVDRLVLLINPKQAEALKKNQLFQQLKVAKEGRVIYLPYDEQDKVGASLAFNSVLSIPYGIDKLVPLLTAKTG from the coding sequence ATGCGTAGACGTACCGTCGTGGCGGGAATCGCCGCGCTCACGTTGGCCGCCGCGGGTTGTGGCAGTGGCGGCGGAGGCCAGGCCAGCATCGACGACAAGCCCACCGCCACGACGGACAGCGCGGGCGGGGGTGGCGGGTTCCCGGTCACGATCGAGCACGCCAAGGGCAAGACCACGATCGAGGCCAAGCCGGAACGGGTCGTCACCGTCGGCTACACCGACCAGGAGCCCTTGCTCGCGCTCGGCATCAAGCCCGTCGGCGTCATGGACTGGTTCGGCGAACGCCCGTACGGCGACTGGCCGTGGGAGAAGCCGCTCTGGGGCGGCACTCAGCCCGACATCATCGGAGGCGGCGGCGAGAAGCCCAGCCTGGAGAAGATCGCCGCGCTCGACCCGGACCTGATCATCGGCCTGTACTCCGGCGGCGACGACGTCGACAAGACGTTCTACGACAAGCTCACCGCGATCGCGCCGACCGTGCTGAACGACGCCAAGTACGCCGACTACACCACGCCCTGGCAGGAGATGACGCTCGTCGCGGGCAAGGCGACCGGCCAGGAGGACAAGGCGAAGCAGCTCATCAAGGACATCGAGGACAGGTTCGCCAAGGTCCGCCAGGAGCACCCCGAGTTCGCCGAGCAGACCGCGGCCGTCGTCGACGCGGGGAACTCGCCGAAGTCGTACTACCCGTTCGCCAGCACTGACCCACGCGGCCAGTTCATGACCAACCTCGGGTTCAAGCCGTCGACCGAGCTCGACGCGAAGATCGGCAAGCAGTTCGGCATCGAGCTGAGCCCCGAGCAGCTCCAACTGCTCGAGGTCGACCGCCTCGTGCTGCTGATCAACCCCAAGCAGGCCGAAGCCCTGAAGAAGAACCAGCTCTTCCAGCAGCTGAAGGTCGCCAAGGAAGGCCGCGTGATCTACCTGCCGTACGACGAACAGGACAAGGTCGGCGCCTCGCTCGCGTTCAACTCCGTCCTGAGCATCCCATACGGCATCGACAAGCTGGTCCCGCTGCTCACGGCCAAGACGGGCTAG
- a CDS encoding SRPBCC domain-containing protein, translated as MTDRAQTHATFVLEREYPVPVDRVWAAFADPEVKRKWFGSDAFDCVERSDDFRVGGVVIDDGRHGNGGPLSRYHATYTDITPNERIVYTYDMWLDGAHASTSIATIVLAPTDDGAPGTRLTFTEQGVHLDGVHGPGPDAAAGREAGIAGQLDAIGKLLANG; from the coding sequence ATGACCGACCGCGCCCAGACCCACGCCACGTTCGTGCTCGAGCGCGAGTACCCGGTTCCGGTCGACCGCGTGTGGGCCGCGTTCGCGGACCCCGAGGTCAAGCGCAAGTGGTTCGGCAGCGACGCCTTCGACTGCGTCGAGCGCAGCGACGACTTCCGGGTCGGCGGCGTGGTGATCGACGACGGGCGTCACGGGAACGGCGGCCCGCTGTCCCGGTACCACGCCACGTACACCGACATCACGCCGAACGAGCGGATCGTCTACACGTACGACATGTGGCTCGACGGGGCGCACGCCTCGACGTCGATCGCCACGATCGTGCTCGCACCGACTGACGACGGCGCCCCGGGGACTCGGCTCACGTTCACCGAGCAGGGCGTCCACCTCGACGGCGTCCACGGTCCCGGGCCGGATGCCGCGGCAGGTCGCGAGGCCGGCATCGCCGGCCAACTCGACGCGATCGGGAAGCTGCTCGCGAACGGGTAG
- a CDS encoding AzlD domain-containing protein — translation MNATWITIILLAVGTFLIKAAGPLVLGERELPERLRSLIALLVPALLAALIVTEVFAGDDRQLHLDFRLVGLGVAALALFLRLPMIAVILLAAGATALARLLF, via the coding sequence ATGAACGCCACCTGGATCACGATCATCCTGCTGGCCGTCGGCACGTTCCTCATCAAGGCGGCCGGCCCGCTCGTCCTCGGCGAACGCGAGCTGCCGGAACGGCTGCGCTCCTTGATCGCGCTGCTCGTTCCGGCACTGCTCGCCGCGCTCATCGTCACCGAGGTGTTCGCCGGCGACGACCGGCAGCTGCACCTCGACTTCCGCCTCGTCGGCCTCGGCGTCGCGGCCCTCGCGCTGTTTCTACGGCTGCCGATGATCGCGGTGATCCTGCTCGCCGCGGGCGCAACAGCTCTTGCCCGCTTGCTGTTCTAG
- a CDS encoding FAD-dependent oxidoreductase, with the protein MSLPILLTVDDDPSVSRTVARDLRRQYGEHYRIMRADSGMDALEALREVKLRGGTVAAILADYRMPQMDGIQFLEQAMDLFPHARRALLTAYADTEAAIQAINVVDVDHYLLKPWDPPEEKLYPVVDALVETWKAVGEQEVAETKIVGHRWSARSYEVREFLARNSVPYRWYSADEPEGARLLEAAGATPEDVPVVITPDGEALRSPSGPEVAAAVGLNTTPAEDFYDLIVIGGGPAGLGAAVYGASEGLRTVIVERDATGGQAGQSSRIENYLGFPDGVSGTQLTDRARRQAQRFGAEVLTARDVMGLEARGSSRVVKFGDGTEIAAHSVVLATGVSYRALAAGGSEDLTGRGIYYGAASTEAPNCSGQDAYVVGGANSAGQAAVYLSRFAKSVTLLVRGESLERSMSHYLIEQLRGIDNVNVRLRTTVEETHGEEHLERLTICEGDGFTEAVATNHLFVFIGAAPRTEWLDGTISRDQNGFVLTGPDLLVDGRRPRAWRPDRDPYYLESSIPGVFVAGDVRSQSVKRVASAVGEGAMAVTLVHRYLEDR; encoded by the coding sequence ATGAGCTTGCCGATCCTCCTGACCGTCGACGACGACCCGTCGGTCTCCCGTACCGTCGCCAGGGATCTGCGGCGCCAGTACGGGGAGCACTACCGCATCATGCGCGCCGACTCCGGGATGGACGCCCTGGAAGCGCTGCGCGAGGTGAAGCTGCGCGGCGGCACCGTCGCCGCGATCCTCGCCGACTACCGGATGCCGCAGATGGACGGCATCCAGTTCCTCGAGCAGGCGATGGACCTGTTCCCGCACGCCCGCCGCGCGCTGCTCACCGCGTACGCCGACACCGAGGCCGCGATCCAGGCGATCAACGTCGTCGACGTCGACCACTACCTGCTCAAGCCGTGGGACCCGCCGGAGGAGAAGCTCTACCCGGTCGTCGACGCGCTCGTCGAGACCTGGAAGGCGGTCGGCGAGCAGGAGGTCGCGGAGACCAAGATCGTCGGCCACCGCTGGTCGGCGCGGTCGTACGAGGTCCGCGAGTTCCTCGCCCGCAACTCCGTTCCGTACCGCTGGTACTCCGCTGACGAGCCCGAGGGCGCCCGGCTGCTCGAGGCCGCCGGCGCGACGCCCGAGGACGTGCCCGTCGTGATCACGCCGGACGGCGAGGCGCTGCGCAGCCCGTCCGGCCCGGAGGTCGCGGCCGCGGTCGGCCTGAACACCACGCCGGCCGAGGACTTCTACGACCTGATCGTCATCGGCGGCGGGCCCGCCGGCCTCGGCGCGGCCGTCTACGGAGCGAGCGAGGGCCTGCGTACGGTGATCGTCGAACGCGACGCCACCGGCGGGCAGGCCGGGCAGAGCTCGCGGATCGAGAACTACCTCGGCTTCCCCGACGGCGTCTCCGGCACCCAGCTGACCGACCGGGCCCGCCGGCAGGCACAACGGTTCGGCGCGGAGGTCCTCACCGCCCGCGACGTGATGGGGCTGGAGGCCCGCGGGTCGAGCCGGGTCGTGAAGTTCGGCGACGGCACGGAGATCGCCGCGCACTCCGTCGTCCTCGCGACCGGCGTCTCGTACCGAGCCCTCGCCGCGGGCGGTTCGGAGGACTTGACCGGGCGCGGCATCTACTACGGCGCGGCCTCGACCGAGGCGCCGAACTGCTCCGGGCAGGACGCGTACGTCGTCGGCGGCGCCAACTCGGCCGGCCAGGCGGCGGTCTACCTGTCCCGTTTCGCCAAGTCCGTCACGCTGTTGGTCCGCGGCGAGTCGCTCGAACGGTCGATGTCGCACTACCTGATCGAGCAGCTGCGCGGGATCGACAACGTGAACGTACGACTCCGTACGACCGTCGAGGAGACGCACGGCGAGGAGCACCTGGAGCGCCTCACGATCTGCGAGGGCGACGGGTTCACCGAGGCCGTGGCGACCAACCACCTGTTCGTGTTCATCGGCGCCGCGCCGCGGACGGAGTGGCTGGACGGGACGATCTCCCGCGACCAGAACGGCTTCGTGCTCACCGGTCCCGACCTGCTGGTCGACGGCCGGCGGCCGCGGGCCTGGCGGCCAGACCGCGACCCGTACTACCTGGAGTCGTCGATTCCGGGCGTCTTCGTCGCCGGCGACGTACGCTCACAGTCGGTGAAACGAGTGGCCTCGGCCGTCGGCGAAGGCGCCATGGCGGTCACTCTCGTCCACCGGTACCTGGAGGACCGATGA
- a CDS encoding AzlC family ABC transporter permease → MVLDDRLGSDLRQAAPLFLPTAAIGVTFGALAEPVMGPWAPIVMSVVVFAGSAQFAALSVLAAGGGFAPATLAGLLMNARFLPMGLAVASSFRGNRFARVLQGQTIVDASFALASAGDGTFDRRRLFTATAVQGAGWWLGTVTGVLVGASIPAPEAFGLDVIFPAFYLALLWPELKTPVRKVIALLGAALTLVLTPVLPAGLPILAAGLAALVGLKWADR, encoded by the coding sequence ATGGTTCTCGACGATCGCCTGGGTTCGGACCTGCGCCAGGCCGCCCCGCTGTTCCTGCCCACCGCCGCCATCGGGGTCACGTTCGGCGCCCTCGCCGAGCCCGTCATGGGTCCGTGGGCGCCGATCGTGATGTCCGTCGTGGTGTTCGCCGGTTCCGCCCAGTTCGCCGCGCTCAGCGTGCTCGCCGCCGGGGGTGGGTTCGCGCCGGCGACGCTGGCCGGGCTGCTGATGAACGCGAGGTTCCTGCCCATGGGCCTCGCGGTCGCCTCCAGCTTCAGGGGCAACCGGTTCGCCCGCGTGCTCCAGGGCCAGACGATCGTCGACGCCTCGTTCGCGCTCGCGAGTGCCGGCGACGGTACGTTCGACCGCCGGCGCCTCTTCACCGCCACCGCCGTGCAGGGCGCCGGCTGGTGGTTGGGCACCGTCACCGGCGTCCTCGTCGGCGCCAGCATCCCCGCGCCCGAGGCGTTCGGCCTCGACGTGATCTTCCCCGCGTTCTACCTCGCGCTGCTCTGGCCGGAGCTCAAAACCCCAGTACGCAAGGTCATCGCGCTCCTCGGTGCCGCCCTCACCCTCGTCCTGACGCCGGTCCTTCCCGCCGGCCTCCCCATCCTCGCCGCCGGCCTCGCCGCGCTGGTCGGACTGAAGTGGGCCGACCGATGA
- a CDS encoding ATP-binding protein, giving the protein MPTREDLRTLFLFESLDEEQLDWIMEHAEVKEYDEGDTVASEGKTGDWFYVLLSGTLRMCRKVRGEEVEVNRTDQRGVYFGTTQIFLDEEVHRIGASVYALTPMTVLALPDAEFSHQFREWFPLATHLLQGMWLSVRNNDATVGQRERLLALGSLSAGLTHELNNPAAAAVRATAQLRERVAGMRQKLAMLAKHDINPDLLEQLIEIQERLVKKVASAPKLTAMQESEREDEMSDWMDDHDVQNGFNLAPTFVEAGLTADDLADVHESVGDDFLDGALRWIAYAVETESLMGEIEDSTTRISTLIGAAKQYSQMDRAPHQVIDVHDGLKATLVMLGGKFGSGIQVVKEFDRSLPQIPAYAGELNQVWTNLIDNAVQAMDGQGTLTIRTRMSEDDRVVVEICDTGKGIPPENKQRIFEPFFTTKPVGEGTGLGLDISYRIVVSRHGGDMRVESEPGDTRFQVLLPLHEQPQAEG; this is encoded by the coding sequence ATGCCGACCCGCGAAGACCTGCGCACCCTCTTCCTGTTCGAGAGCCTCGACGAGGAGCAGCTCGACTGGATCATGGAGCACGCCGAGGTCAAGGAGTACGACGAGGGCGACACGGTCGCGTCCGAGGGCAAGACCGGCGACTGGTTCTACGTCCTGCTGAGCGGCACGTTGCGGATGTGCCGCAAGGTCCGCGGCGAAGAGGTCGAGGTCAACCGCACCGACCAGCGCGGCGTCTACTTCGGGACCACGCAGATCTTCCTCGACGAGGAGGTGCACCGGATCGGCGCGAGCGTGTACGCGCTGACGCCGATGACCGTTCTCGCGCTGCCGGACGCCGAGTTCTCCCATCAGTTCCGCGAGTGGTTCCCGCTGGCGACGCACCTGCTGCAGGGCATGTGGCTGAGCGTGCGCAACAACGACGCCACGGTGGGACAGCGCGAACGCCTGCTCGCGCTCGGCTCGCTGTCGGCCGGCCTGACGCACGAGCTCAACAACCCCGCCGCCGCGGCCGTACGCGCGACCGCGCAGCTGCGCGAACGCGTCGCCGGCATGCGGCAGAAGCTCGCGATGCTGGCCAAGCACGACATCAACCCGGACCTGCTCGAGCAGCTGATCGAGATCCAGGAACGCCTCGTCAAGAAGGTCGCGTCCGCGCCGAAGCTCACTGCCATGCAGGAGTCCGAGCGCGAGGACGAGATGTCGGACTGGATGGACGACCACGACGTGCAGAACGGCTTCAACCTCGCGCCGACGTTCGTCGAGGCTGGCCTGACGGCCGACGATCTCGCGGACGTACACGAGTCCGTCGGCGACGACTTCCTCGACGGCGCGCTGCGGTGGATCGCGTACGCGGTCGAGACCGAGTCGCTGATGGGCGAGATCGAGGACAGCACGACGCGGATCTCGACGTTGATCGGAGCGGCCAAGCAGTACTCGCAGATGGACCGCGCTCCGCATCAGGTGATCGACGTGCACGACGGACTCAAGGCCACCTTGGTCATGCTGGGTGGGAAGTTCGGCTCGGGCATCCAGGTCGTGAAGGAGTTCGATCGTTCGCTGCCGCAAATCCCCGCGTACGCCGGCGAGCTCAACCAGGTGTGGACCAACCTCATCGACAACGCGGTCCAGGCGATGGACGGCCAAGGCACGTTGACGATTCGTACGCGCATGTCGGAGGACGACCGCGTCGTCGTGGAGATCTGCGATACCGGCAAGGGCATTCCGCCGGAGAACAAGCAGCGCATCTTCGAGCCGTTCTTCACCACGAAGCCGGTCGGCGAGGGGACGGGCCTCGGGCTGGACATCTCGTACCGCATCGTCGTCAGCCGCCACGGCGGCGACATGCGGGTGGAGTCCGAGCCCGGCGACACCCGCTTCCAGGTGTTGCTGCCTCTGCACGAGCAGCCGCAGGCGGAGGGATAG
- a CDS encoding YciI family protein: MKYLLLIYANPTTWAHPIYLYNQDGLTPEKRSALLAQGNGLLEEIRESGELLTAGPLADPSTTKTTRLVDDELRTMDGPYAEAKEQLAGYFVLETETEERAMEIAQRFPDARYGAVELRPIMDLSGQEM, from the coding sequence GTGAAGTATCTGCTGCTGATCTACGCGAACCCGACCACCTGGGCGCACCCGATCTACCTGTACAACCAGGACGGGCTGACGCCGGAGAAGCGTTCCGCCCTGCTGGCGCAGGGGAACGGGCTGCTGGAGGAGATCCGCGAGTCGGGCGAGCTGTTGACGGCGGGGCCGCTGGCCGATCCGTCGACGACGAAGACGACGCGGCTGGTGGACGACGAGCTGCGGACGATGGACGGGCCGTACGCTGAGGCGAAGGAGCAGCTGGCCGGGTACTTCGTACTCGAGACCGAGACGGAGGAGCGGGCGATGGAGATCGCGCAGCGGTTCCCGGACGCTCGGTACGGTGCCGTCGAGCTGCGGCCGATCATGGACCTGTCCGGCCAGGAGATGTGA
- a CDS encoding ArsR/SmtB family transcription factor, whose amino-acid sequence MPKHSDETDGELDRMFRALADGTRRAMVARLVHGPASVSQLAEPFGMALPTVVQHLRVLEEARIVSSEKVGRVRTYQLVPDALVPANAWIVAHRRPRESQLDRLGDYLTHRQPTQED is encoded by the coding sequence ATGCCTAAGCATTCGGACGAGACCGACGGTGAGCTCGACCGGATGTTTCGCGCACTGGCCGACGGCACCCGCCGGGCGATGGTCGCCCGGCTGGTCCACGGGCCGGCGTCGGTGAGCCAGCTCGCCGAACCGTTCGGCATGGCGCTGCCCACCGTCGTCCAGCACCTCCGGGTGCTCGAGGAGGCGCGGATCGTCTCGTCGGAGAAGGTCGGCCGGGTACGCACGTACCAACTCGTGCCCGACGCGCTGGTCCCAGCCAACGCCTGGATCGTGGCCCACCGCCGCCCGCGGGAAAGCCAGCTCGACCGCCTGGGCGACTACCTCACCCACCGTCAACCGACACAGGAGGACTGA
- a CDS encoding phosphotransferase, producing MILAVVRHWSRVVPSPTVTELHSALGAVWRVTSGGRSYVLKRHESLDRLDQEQRVLRHLAEREVPVAVPVPTDDGRLVGDGAYTLAPALPGAAPTIGDAGAIGRALAQLHGALADFPARIETYSMPHGQLPLQLVHGDFHGGNVLVSDGAVTGFVDFANLCYAPRVHDVARYLVDQVLWVVARPDEREQSFRAAMADLVDGYRLTERERAELVPAMRASARSLAAWLRDTPGLPSDWPSIGAAAVSWIDDRL from the coding sequence GTGATCTTGGCCGTCGTTCGCCACTGGAGTCGGGTCGTTCCTTCGCCCACGGTGACCGAGCTGCACTCTGCACTGGGTGCCGTCTGGCGGGTGACGTCGGGCGGTCGGTCCTACGTGCTGAAGCGGCACGAGTCGCTCGACCGGCTCGACCAGGAGCAGCGCGTGCTGAGGCACCTGGCCGAGCGCGAGGTGCCCGTCGCGGTGCCGGTGCCTACCGATGACGGGCGGCTGGTGGGGGATGGCGCGTACACGCTTGCGCCCGCACTCCCGGGTGCTGCGCCGACCATCGGTGACGCCGGTGCGATCGGCCGCGCTCTCGCTCAACTGCACGGCGCTCTCGCCGACTTCCCCGCCCGCATCGAGACCTACTCGATGCCGCACGGCCAGCTGCCGCTCCAGCTGGTTCACGGTGACTTCCACGGCGGCAACGTGTTGGTGTCCGACGGCGCGGTGACGGGTTTCGTCGACTTCGCCAACCTCTGCTACGCGCCGCGCGTCCATGACGTCGCCCGTTACCTGGTCGACCAGGTGCTCTGGGTGGTCGCCAGGCCGGACGAGCGGGAGCAGTCTTTCCGAGCCGCGATGGCGGACCTCGTCGACGGCTACCGGCTCACCGAACGGGAGCGCGCCGAGCTCGTTCCGGCGATGCGCGCGTCGGCGAGGTCGCTGGCCGCGTGGTTGCGCGACACGCCTGGCCTCCCGTCGGACTGGCCCTCGATCGGAGCCGCCGCGGTGAGCTGGATCGACGACCGTCTCTAG